In Picosynechococcus sp. PCC 7002, the following are encoded in one genomic region:
- the cas2 gene encoding CRISPR-associated endonuclease Cas2, with product MAELKHWYLVCYDIRSQKRWRKAYKLLEGYGERIQYSIFRCWLTQRSREKLRWQLEEVLTKEDDLLLIRLSQQCVQDLPKYNRPNTWLFDEQTFKVL from the coding sequence ATGGCAGAACTCAAACATTGGTATTTAGTTTGTTATGACATCCGCTCCCAAAAGCGTTGGCGTAAAGCTTATAAGCTCCTCGAAGGCTATGGGGAACGCATCCAATATTCGATTTTCCGCTGTTGGTTGACTCAGCGATCGCGAGAAAAGTTACGCTGGCAATTAGAGGAGGTGCTCACCAAGGAGGATGATCTTTTACTTATTCGCTTGTCACAACAATGTGTACAGGATTTACCCAAATATAACCGTCCGAATACTTGGCTCTTTGATGAACAGACATTTAAGGTACTCTGA
- a CDS encoding YidH family protein, protein MSKLPKIDRQREHQANERTFLAWLRTSIALIGFGFAIARFGFFVRQIEETLVSQSNLPLPNLASSETLGRAFAIAGIVIIALALWNYHQHFRQIEQGNYQPNRWMITTTALVAMVLGGLSLILMIGSKPDPTREDFSRSQAFPRASNVFKRHTRY, encoded by the coding sequence ATGTCTAAATTGCCCAAAATTGACCGACAGCGGGAACACCAAGCCAACGAACGTACCTTTCTGGCCTGGTTGCGCACCTCAATCGCCCTAATTGGCTTCGGCTTTGCGATCGCCCGTTTTGGTTTTTTTGTGCGTCAAATTGAAGAAACCCTAGTCTCCCAAAGTAATTTGCCCTTGCCGAACCTGGCCTCTTCCGAAACACTGGGTCGAGCCTTTGCGATCGCCGGCATTGTGATCATTGCTTTGGCTCTGTGGAACTACCACCAACATTTTCGCCAAATTGAGCAGGGAAATTATCAACCCAATCGCTGGATGATTACCACAACGGCTCTGGTGGCAATGGTTTTAGGGGGGCTGAGTTTGATTTTGATGATTGGCAGTAAACCCGATCCGACTCGGGAGGATTTTTCTCGCTCCCAGGCCTTTCCTAGAGCTTCAAATGTGTTTAAGCGTCACACTAGGTACTAA
- a CDS encoding PAP/fibrillin family protein: MNLKTNLLETIAGKNRGLIATEVDRANILAIVDRLEDQNPTPKPLEATTLLEGDWRLIYTTSKGILGINRFPLLQLGQVYQCVRPLQQKIYNIAELEGIPFLEGLVLVEASFTPVSDQRVNVFFNRYVIGSQRLMNYRFPKGLVEQMLAGKKFFPVDVGINSKNNNGWLDITYLDEDLRIGRGNEGSVFVLSREKY, from the coding sequence ATGAATCTAAAAACGAACCTCCTTGAAACCATTGCCGGAAAAAATCGTGGTCTGATCGCCACTGAAGTAGACCGCGCCAATATCCTCGCCATCGTCGATCGCCTCGAAGACCAAAACCCGACCCCCAAGCCCCTAGAAGCGACAACCTTACTCGAAGGGGATTGGCGACTGATTTATACCACCAGCAAAGGCATCTTGGGGATCAATCGCTTTCCCCTTTTGCAGCTAGGGCAGGTTTACCAATGTGTGCGGCCACTCCAGCAAAAAATCTACAACATCGCCGAACTAGAGGGGATTCCTTTCCTTGAAGGCTTAGTGCTTGTGGAAGCCTCTTTCACTCCCGTCTCTGATCAGCGGGTGAATGTTTTCTTCAATCGCTACGTGATTGGCTCCCAGCGCCTAATGAACTACCGTTTTCCGAAAGGACTCGTCGAGCAAATGTTAGCCGGGAAAAAATTCTTTCCTGTTGATGTGGGAATTAACAGCAAAAATAATAATGGCTGGCTTGATATTACTTATCTCGACGAAGATCTGCGCATTGGCCGGGGGAATGAGGGTAGCGTGTTTGTCCTAAGCCGTGAAAAGTACTAA
- the proB gene encoding glutamate 5-kinase gives MPQTIVVKIGTSSLTDPKTGMLALATIGTLVETLTRLKQKGHRVILVSSGAVGVGCGVLKRSERPKKIAEKQAIAAVGQGRLIRLYDDLFTSLQQAIAQVLLTRRDLVDRTSYLTVQEALNAMLDLSVIPIVNENDTVAVDELKFGDNDTLSALVASLVNADWLVLLTDVDRLYSADPRQNPDARPIPLVSSSELFNLQVDAGSSGSQWGTGGMQTKLTAARIATSAGVRTVITQGKTPQNLLKIVAGEDIGTHFEAQPQADNARKRWIAYGLVPQGILTLDDGATQALLKNGRSLLAAGIVAVEGEFTINDPVELRTQTGQAIARGLVNYNHQDIEKIQGQHSTQIRQILGYGSADTVIHRDNLALLIAAEGI, from the coding sequence ATGCCCCAAACCATCGTCGTTAAAATTGGCACCTCTAGCCTCACAGATCCCAAGACAGGCATGTTGGCTTTGGCAACTATCGGTACCCTCGTGGAAACCTTGACCCGCCTCAAACAAAAGGGCCACCGGGTGATCCTCGTCTCCTCTGGGGCCGTGGGCGTGGGCTGTGGGGTGTTGAAACGTTCAGAACGCCCGAAAAAAATTGCCGAAAAACAGGCGATCGCCGCCGTGGGTCAGGGGCGCTTAATCCGGCTTTATGATGATCTATTTACCAGTCTGCAACAGGCGATCGCCCAGGTATTACTCACCCGTCGAGACCTCGTGGATCGCACTTCCTACCTGACCGTCCAGGAAGCCCTCAACGCGATGTTGGATCTCAGCGTGATCCCGATTGTGAACGAAAACGATACCGTTGCCGTCGATGAACTGAAATTCGGCGATAACGATACCCTCTCTGCCCTGGTCGCCAGCTTGGTGAATGCCGACTGGTTGGTGCTACTCACCGATGTGGATCGCCTCTATTCCGCTGACCCCAGACAAAATCCTGACGCCCGCCCTATTCCCCTGGTCAGTTCCAGCGAACTGTTTAACCTCCAAGTCGATGCTGGATCTAGCGGCTCCCAATGGGGGACAGGGGGCATGCAAACAAAGCTCACTGCTGCTCGCATTGCCACCAGCGCTGGCGTACGCACGGTGATTACCCAGGGCAAAACCCCCCAGAATCTCCTGAAAATTGTTGCTGGGGAAGATATCGGCACCCATTTTGAAGCCCAACCCCAGGCCGATAATGCCCGTAAACGTTGGATTGCCTATGGCCTTGTACCCCAGGGAATTCTCACCCTTGACGATGGCGCAACCCAGGCTCTCCTGAAAAATGGTCGTTCTCTCCTTGCGGCAGGTATTGTTGCCGTGGAAGGAGAATTTACCATTAACGACCCCGTAGAACTGAGAACCCAAACAGGTCAGGCGATCGCCAGAGGGTTAGTAAACTACAACCACCAAGATATTGAAAAAATTCAAGGGCAACATTCGACCCAAATTCGCCAAATTCTCGGCTACGGCAGCGCCGACACCGTGATTCACCGAGATAACTTGGCCCTGCTGATCGCCGCTGAAGGGATATGA
- a CDS encoding class I SAM-dependent methyltransferase: protein MTHTAITKEKPDWAGEDWLSRLVNRLIQTKPLYALMKQQARRVLIKTAEKNGVPWRQTVKELEQSPAKQYFQDIANPHLDYPDYYRVPFHAYNEGNLCWQAAFEAAPATAAMALRVWKTEPLTPEVAQARLRNSFLDVLEQYLPQNVNEVLDIGCSVGISTFALLERLQAKNPAVEVTGLDLSPHMLAVAKVQDKNQAVQWCHGKAETTEFTDDRFDLITLQFVLHELPNQATREIFQECRRILRPGGCLAIVDNNPKSPVIQGLPPALFVLMKSTEPWSDEYYTFDVESTLKEVGFDYRTTVASDPRHRTIIAHKPF from the coding sequence ATGACCCACACTGCGATCACCAAAGAAAAACCCGATTGGGCTGGGGAAGACTGGTTATCCCGCCTCGTCAACCGTCTGATCCAAACAAAGCCCCTCTACGCTCTGATGAAACAACAGGCCCGGCGCGTTCTGATCAAAACCGCCGAAAAAAATGGTGTTCCCTGGCGGCAGACTGTGAAGGAATTGGAGCAATCCCCCGCCAAACAATATTTCCAAGACATCGCCAATCCCCACCTGGACTACCCCGACTATTACCGAGTCCCCTTCCATGCCTATAACGAAGGGAATTTATGTTGGCAAGCAGCCTTTGAGGCGGCCCCGGCGACGGCAGCGATGGCCCTACGGGTTTGGAAAACGGAACCCCTCACCCCAGAAGTGGCTCAGGCCCGACTCCGCAATAGTTTTTTAGATGTCCTTGAACAATATTTGCCCCAGAACGTAAACGAAGTCTTGGATATCGGTTGCTCCGTGGGGATTTCGACCTTTGCGCTTCTAGAACGACTCCAGGCCAAAAATCCAGCAGTTGAGGTAACGGGCCTAGATCTTTCGCCCCATATGCTCGCGGTGGCTAAGGTTCAAGATAAAAATCAGGCGGTGCAATGGTGCCATGGCAAGGCGGAAACGACGGAGTTTACCGATGATCGATTCGATTTAATTACCTTGCAATTTGTCCTCCATGAACTGCCCAACCAGGCCACCCGCGAAATTTTCCAGGAATGCCGACGCATTTTGCGGCCCGGAGGTTGTTTGGCGATCGTCGATAACAATCCGAAATCTCCGGTGATTCAGGGTTTACCGCCAGCCTTGTTTGTGTTGATGAAGAGTACAGAACCTTGGAGTGACGAATATTATACTTTTGATGTAGAATCGACACTAAAGGAAGTCGGTTTTGATTACCGCACCACCGTCGCCAGTGATCCGCGCCACCGCACGATCATTGCCCACAAGCCCTTTTAA
- a CDS encoding NAD+ synthase, with translation MKIAIAQLNPTIGDLTGNAERILVAAEEAAIANVRLLLTPELSPLWVSRPRDLLLHADFIDRMQAQLTTVAAKIPPTLAVLVGLATPNPEAIAKGEKALHNSIALIDQGKVQHIFHKQLLPTYDVFDEDRYFEPGKQSNWFFLHPSPTVAPLKIGVTICEDLWNDQAFWGKRQYEINPLEQLAEAGVDLIVNLSASPYTVGKQRLREGMLHHGAQRYRTPILYANQVGGNDDLIFDGGSVAFDREGQLVGRSPSFQESLLAVEFSPDQQTLSLPQGLPAAFQQTISPEYDADEAEIFAALVLGLRDYARKCGFSKIVLGLSGGIDSALVAAIAVAAVGAENVLGVLMPSPYSSEHSLSDAIALVENLQIRHEIIPIEPAMQAFETMLGDLFAGTEFGVAEENLQSRIRGNLLMAIANKFGYLLVSTGNKSEMAVGYCTLYGDMNGGLAVIADVPKMRVFSLCQWLNRDRELIPPAIITKPPSAELRPDQLDQDSLPPYPVLDEILKRVIHRNQSAPELHAAGYDHDTVAQVLKLLHRAEFKRRQAAPGLKITDRAFGTGWRMPIACRW, from the coding sequence ATGAAAATTGCGATCGCCCAACTGAACCCCACCATCGGGGACTTGACTGGTAATGCCGAGCGGATCCTGGTCGCAGCAGAAGAAGCGGCGATCGCCAATGTCCGCTTATTGCTCACGCCGGAACTGTCCCCTCTGTGGGTATCCCGCCCCCGGGATCTCTTGCTCCATGCGGATTTTATTGACCGGATGCAGGCCCAGCTCACGACCGTGGCGGCAAAAATTCCGCCGACCCTCGCCGTTTTAGTCGGTTTGGCGACTCCCAACCCAGAGGCGATCGCCAAGGGAGAAAAAGCCCTCCACAACAGCATCGCCCTCATTGACCAGGGGAAAGTCCAGCACATTTTCCATAAGCAACTGTTGCCCACCTACGATGTGTTCGACGAAGACCGCTATTTTGAACCCGGCAAGCAGTCCAACTGGTTTTTCCTCCATCCTAGCCCGACGGTCGCCCCTTTAAAAATTGGCGTTACCATCTGCGAAGATCTCTGGAATGACCAAGCCTTTTGGGGCAAGCGCCAGTACGAAATTAATCCCCTCGAACAATTGGCCGAGGCCGGGGTCGATTTAATCGTGAACTTGTCGGCTTCTCCCTACACCGTCGGAAAACAGCGCCTGCGGGAAGGGATGCTCCACCATGGCGCTCAACGTTACCGGACGCCCATTCTCTACGCGAACCAAGTGGGGGGGAATGACGATTTGATTTTTGACGGCGGGAGTGTGGCCTTTGACCGAGAGGGACAACTGGTTGGGCGATCGCCAAGTTTTCAAGAGTCCCTGTTGGCGGTGGAATTTAGCCCCGACCAACAAACCCTATCACTGCCCCAGGGTTTACCTGCTGCTTTTCAGCAAACCATTAGTCCCGAATATGATGCCGATGAGGCGGAAATTTTTGCGGCCCTGGTGTTGGGTCTCCGGGACTATGCCCGTAAATGCGGCTTTTCGAAAATTGTCCTGGGTTTGAGTGGTGGCATCGACTCGGCCTTGGTGGCGGCGATCGCCGTTGCAGCGGTGGGGGCTGAAAATGTGTTGGGGGTGCTCATGCCTTCCCCCTACAGTTCCGAACATTCCCTCAGCGATGCGATCGCCCTGGTGGAAAATCTCCAGATTCGCCACGAAATTATTCCCATTGAGCCAGCGATGCAAGCCTTTGAGACGATGCTGGGTGATTTATTTGCGGGCACAGAATTTGGAGTAGCCGAAGAAAATCTCCAGTCCCGCATCCGGGGAAATCTGCTGATGGCGATCGCCAATAAATTTGGTTATCTGCTGGTGTCAACGGGCAACAAGTCCGAAATGGCGGTGGGTTATTGCACCCTCTATGGCGATATGAATGGCGGCCTGGCGGTGATTGCTGATGTCCCGAAAATGCGGGTGTTTAGCCTTTGTCAATGGTTAAACCGTGACCGAGAACTCATTCCCCCGGCAATTATTACCAAACCCCCTAGTGCGGAACTGCGTCCCGACCAATTGGATCAAGACTCCTTGCCCCCCTATCCGGTGTTGGATGAGATCCTCAAACGGGTCATCCACCGCAATCAATCGGCCCCAGAACTCCACGCCGCTGGCTATGACCACGATACTGTGGCCCAGGTTTTAAAGCTCCTCCATCGCGCCGAATTTAAGCGCCGTCAAGCTGCCCCTGGTTTAAAAATTACCGATCGAGCCTTTGGTACGGGGTGGCGGATGCCCATTGCCTGCCGCTGGTGA
- the sfsA gene encoding DNA/RNA nuclease SfsA: MTATTQPFVYRYPGLIPGILRKRYKRFLADIELASGEIVTAHCPNTGPMTGICELGAPVMLSKSDNPKRKLAYTWEMIQLPTPEPTWIGVNTALPNRVIKAMLLAKQIPELADHYDTVRPEVRYGTENKSRIDFLLTGEGRSPLYVEVKNTTWTKGKLALFPDTETTRGQKHLQELIDIVPAAKAVMLYFINRGDCTRFAPGDSKDPKYGELFRQAIAAGIQILPCRFAVSPEGICYLGLAPWESTEISGVG, translated from the coding sequence ATGACCGCGACCACACAGCCTTTTGTTTATCGTTATCCTGGATTGATCCCTGGCATCCTGCGGAAACGCTACAAACGTTTTCTAGCAGACATTGAATTGGCCTCCGGAGAAATCGTTACGGCCCATTGTCCCAATACGGGGCCGATGACGGGGATTTGTGAGTTGGGAGCGCCGGTGATGCTCTCAAAAAGTGATAATCCCAAGCGCAAACTAGCCTATACCTGGGAGATGATCCAGTTACCCACCCCAGAACCGACCTGGATCGGCGTCAATACAGCGTTACCTAACCGGGTGATCAAAGCGATGCTTTTGGCGAAGCAAATCCCTGAATTAGCCGACCATTACGACACGGTGCGACCGGAGGTGCGCTATGGCACAGAGAACAAAAGTCGCATTGATTTTCTGCTGACAGGGGAAGGGCGATCGCCTCTTTATGTGGAAGTTAAAAATACCACCTGGACAAAGGGAAAACTGGCGCTTTTCCCGGATACTGAAACCACCAGGGGCCAAAAGCACCTCCAAGAACTTATCGACATTGTGCCCGCAGCAAAAGCGGTGATGCTCTATTTCATCAATCGAGGCGATTGCACCCGATTTGCCCCTGGGGATAGCAAAGACCCGAAATATGGAGAGCTATTCCGTCAGGCGATCGCCGCCGGCATCCAAATTCTTCCCTGTCGCTTTGCGGTTAGTCCAGAGGGCATTTGTTACCTCGGTTTGGCTCCCTGGGAATCAACTGAAATCTCTGGGGTTGGTTAA
- a CDS encoding late competence development ComFB family protein encodes MNQPFVPSPGKGNRRAYQNIMENLVHKEIHRQLKRLPQKLAEYIDVVEVATYALNRVPPLYASSERGKERQEEKGVLDLKQQINIAVRQAIAAVQRDPLRSSTPLVPAQYAQYEIAETCLRDLEKLLRDSYLIESDAPDMDWDTLKIIVAKALKKAATQGIVHRRIEDVITEWEYQTYVPPVFDWQDPHYKF; translated from the coding sequence ATGAATCAGCCATTTGTGCCCTCACCAGGAAAGGGTAATCGCCGTGCTTACCAAAATATTATGGAAAACCTGGTGCACAAGGAAATCCATCGGCAACTCAAGCGCCTCCCACAGAAATTAGCTGAATATATTGATGTGGTGGAGGTGGCCACCTATGCTTTGAACCGGGTGCCTCCCCTCTATGCCTCCAGCGAACGGGGTAAAGAGCGCCAAGAAGAAAAAGGCGTTCTGGATCTCAAGCAACAAATTAATATTGCGGTGCGCCAGGCGATCGCCGCTGTCCAACGGGATCCTTTGCGTTCTTCAACGCCCCTAGTGCCAGCCCAATATGCCCAATACGAAATCGCCGAAACCTGCCTACGGGATCTCGAAAAACTCCTACGGGATTCCTACCTCATCGAATCAGATGCCCCAGATATGGATTGGGATACCCTGAAAATCATTGTGGCCAAAGCCCTCAAAAAAGCAGCCACCCAGGGGATTGTGCATCGCCGCATTGAAGATGTGATCACAGAATGGGAATATCAAACCTACGTTCCCCCTGTCTTTGATTGGCAAGATCCCCATTACAAGTTTTAG
- a CDS encoding class I SAM-dependent methyltransferase → MILSPSQRQKLDSSDDQLFYDYPRFVTHVDDGFIDQLTQLYGTLLQPNDRVLDLMSSWVSHLPDLAFREVVGHGMNAAELAKNRRLDRYFVQNLNVDPKLPLADQSFEAVLVAVSVQYLQYPEAVFAEIQRVLTPGGICIVSFSNRMFYQKAIAAWRDSTDAEHLQLVQRYFQQTPGFDKPTVVKQRSDQPLLLQMLGLGHRDPFYAVYARK, encoded by the coding sequence ATGATTCTTTCCCCTAGCCAACGGCAGAAGCTCGATTCTAGCGATGATCAGCTTTTCTACGATTACCCCCGGTTTGTGACCCACGTAGATGATGGCTTTATTGACCAGTTAACCCAACTCTATGGCACGTTGTTGCAGCCCAATGATCGAGTTCTAGATTTGATGAGCAGTTGGGTCTCCCATTTGCCAGATCTCGCGTTTCGGGAGGTGGTCGGCCACGGAATGAACGCGGCAGAACTGGCGAAAAACCGTCGTCTGGATCGCTATTTTGTTCAAAACCTCAATGTCGATCCCAAATTACCCTTGGCCGATCAAAGCTTTGAGGCGGTTTTGGTGGCGGTCTCGGTGCAATATCTCCAATATCCAGAGGCGGTGTTTGCAGAAATTCAACGGGTGCTGACCCCAGGGGGAATTTGTATTGTTAGTTTTTCAAATCGGATGTTTTACCAAAAGGCGATCGCCGCTTGGCGCGATAGTACCGACGCAGAGCACCTCCAGCTTGTGCAGCGTTACTTCCAGCAGACCCCAGGCTTTGACAAGCCCACTGTGGTGAAACAACGTAGCGATCAGCCTCTCCTGTTACAGATGTTGGGCTTGGGCCACCGGGATCCGTTTTATGCGGTGTATGCTCGAAAATAA